A stretch of DNA from Kwoniella mangroviensis CBS 8507 chromosome 1 map unlocalized Ctg01, whole genome shotgun sequence:
TGCGTGGGATGATCGACGATGAATAACGGTCGACACACTCTACCAGCATCTGTATACAATCTCAACTCCCTTTCTCTGATATCTCTTACTATCGACACTTCATGCTTGAGTTGCCCACCGCGTCGCATCTGTAACAAGTTGGAATGTAATGTCGGAGCATCTCGGTGAATACCCATCCAAACACCGTTAACGAAGATCTTTGTCGCTTGAGGTGCATGCTGATACTCATTCAACTCCTCTAAACCCCATTCTTCCAAAAACTCCATCACGGGAGCAGAGTAAGAACCGACCGAAATATACGACATGAGTGCGAGATTCTTGACCAGACCACACGCAGCTCCTTCAGGAGTCTCAGCAGGACAAACCATACCCCAATGAGTATTGTGCAATTGACGCGGTTTCGCGGCCTTCGAATCACGACCGATAGGAGTATTCGTACGTCGCAAGTGAGAGAGTGTGGAAGCGAAAGTATATCTATTGAGCACTTGAGATACACCCGCTCGTGTATTCCCTCGTTTACCCCAATTACCAGTGGCGAGGGCGTACTTAAGACCATCTGTGATACTGTTCGGGCGGATAGCAGTGTTCAGCTGGAAAGGTTTGTTGGTCTCGACACACTAGAACTGGAGTCAGCGTAGATTATGTTTTCACTGACAGATCGACTCACTTTCTTCAGATACCTCAACATATCTTCCCTCAATTTGGAGAACATGTGACCGAACATTTCAGCCATCAATGGTCCAGCCAAATCCAATCGTTTGTTACCGAAatgatctcgatcatctaGCTCCTTCCGACCCATAGCAGCTGATATCAACCTATGCACCATATAACCAAGGAAGTAGGCTTTTTTCGATTCGAAACCCTCCGCTGTTGACACGTGAGGTAAGAACTCTTTGTGGAGGATATCAAAAGCTGCTCTTTGACGTTGTGCCCGGGGCGCCTTCTCATGCTGACCTCTTCTACCTATGAAATCCAAAGCGGTTTCTCTATCCTGTACGGCGAAGGATTCTTCTATGGATGGTTGAAGGTATTCCAACAAGGCTTCGTCGTTTGGACCGAAACAGATATGATTAAGTACGTCCCTATCGGGTACAATACCCAGGGCTCGGAAAACGATAACGAGGGGAATGTCGACCTTGGTGTACGGAAGAGAGACACGAATGACACCACCGGACTGATGATGGCTATGAGCGCAACAAACAATCTGAACTGAGAGGGTCttcgactcacctgtccTTGTACTTTCTGATACAATCTGACTTCCGTATGAGCAGCTAcctttccacctttctccttttGACTGTTTATTTCTGCGAAGTAGGTCCATCTTGAAGGAGCAGCTTTtaagaagacgaagacgtGATTCGTGGCCATCCTCTCTTGAGCGATTAATACCTTCTCTGAACCCGAAATAATGAAGTACCCTCCCTGATCGTAATGACATTCTCCAATATCGTGACACTGGTCATCTGGAAGGTTGTGAAGGAGACAGAAATTAGATCTGACCATGACAGGGACCTGTAGAGTATCATGATCGCTTAGCTTTTTTCGATTTCATCCTATAAAAGCGATTTTGACAGATGAGTTAGGTAGACTTACCTTTCCTATAGAAGCcttatcctcctccactccTTCAGGTAAACCATCAGATCCAACAGCAGGTCTccaatcagcttcgatcggATCATCTACACCAGAAGCTTGAAGTactctcttcttgatatcGACGTATAACGGTGCTGAGTAAGTCAAATTTCTAAGACGCGCTTCTTGAGGGAAAAGCATATTGGTTCTACCGTCCATCTCCGTATGATTGACTCTCGCAAGATAAATCTGTCCAAATGAAATCTCATAACGTTTCTATTGATTCATCCGACCCAATTCTGTCAGCCATGTCTAGAGCCACTTGGAGACTAAGGGAGATACGTACAGTTTCATCACCTGATACACCTGTATACTGAGAGAACTGGTCCATCGTCATTTTTGAATTATCATCTACAATCTCTTGCATTGTATTTTCGATGAATTCATTGAAAGATTCCAACTGTTGTCTCACTAAACCTTTCTCGTCGAAGAAAGCGTTGATCACCGTCCAATAATCCTCTTGACTAAttggttcttcttcctcctcttcctcctctataCCGTCCATATCAAacttcacatcatccttgtaATCTTGGGTTAAGGGCTGTGATCCGGATGCCTGGGTGTAATCGTAATTCGGATCATAAGAGaacccatcatccatcatattTGGTTCTTGAGATTGTGACATGGTGGAATAATCTGCTTTCGAACGAAAGACATGTTGTAGCACAGATCTTCGTCATGATGACagaacgaagaagaaagatattcACCTGCATCCATTCACTATTTCCTATTTCTATTAATATACTACTTGTACAATCCGAGGTAACCTTAACAGGCCAGAACCAAAACCGAGAGAGCGAAAGAGCAaaagaatgaagaaagaggaggtcGTATGTTTTCGTTTTCACGCGACGAGCTAAAGACGAAAAAAGCAGTTCCTGTACGAATAGATATTTCGTGAGCGCTGGGATACTGACGGTCCTACTCTGCTGTCGTCTGGCGTGTTTTGTAGAtatagatgaggatgagtgagatgTAGCAAGATGTAGATGGTGCTTTGagtgggatgaggtgagcaAGTGAGTGAGTCTCGCCGCCAGCTGCAGTGATTGGCAGGTAATCCCGTATCTCCGACACTGTGGCGGATGGGAAACAGTCAACGAGCCTCCACCTACCTCCAAAAATTATTTTGATTTCATGGATGCAACTTCAGTTAGCTGTCATTTCTTATCATACTACATATACATAGCAGTCCATTAAACACGTATCGACATGGTCACACTGAGTAAAAAAGACGCCAGGAAGGCTAAATtgggtaaagggaaagcCAAAGAGGAAGTCTCGAAGCCCAAACCATCTAAGAAGATagtcgaagaggaattagaagacgaggacgatgatagtagtgaagatgaggatgattatGGAGTCAGTGAAGAGGGCATCaagaggttgatggaatTGGTAGACCCAGAAGATCTagatgagtttgagaagGCTTTACTCGGtggggaagatgaggaggaggaggaagaagaagacgacgaagaagacgaggacgaggatgaggagcTGGTCTCCGGGGAAGAAGCATTGTCAGATGAGGATAgcgatgaagacgatgacgaagaagcgGACGAGGAGGATGTGAGCTCACCCATCTATATAAATCTCATAGAACCCCACTGATCCTGATGTTTCATGTTCTTCTTAGCTCGATAACACCATAGTCAACGAGAAGCCAGAAGACGATGCGATTTCGCTCGATGGATTGCAATCGGATGTATCAGTGGATGAAGACGCCGTACCCATGCGAAAGGTCACAATCAACAATAAGGTGAGCTAAGCAATCATCTTCAGTGTGGGCGTCATGAAAGCTGACTCGTTGGATAGCCTGCTATGAGGACAATAACAGAAGCCATCAAAGTTACCAGTATGCCTTGGCCGGAGCATCTCGTGTTGAACAGCAAAGAGATTGTCGAAGTTGATCCAAGTGATGGTAAGTGTTACTCATGTTCTAATCATATGGCAGAAATCTAGCAGGCTGATGAACACGGTGTTCTTGTAGACTTGCAAAGAGAAATGGCTTTGTGAGTTTAGCTATAATATTACTGATGGAACTCTGCAGCTCTTAAGCTGACACGTCGTCTCTATGACAGCTATAAGATCGCTTTGGAATGTGTACCTCAAGCTAAGAAGCTCGCTGCCAAATATGACATACCATTCACTCGACCGACCGATTATTATGCTGAGATGGTTAAGTCTGATGAACACATGGAGAGAGTAAGGACCAAACTTGTGGAGGAAGCGTGAGTAGTGATCCTTATAACACCCATCTAGGCCGTGATCCTTGTTCATATCGTTCATTCTCTTATGTATTATCGACTGATACGAATGATGTTCTTGAATCAATACTAATCATTCTGTATTACGTATATAGTCAAGGAATCAAGAAAtccgaagctgccaagaaaCAACGAGATCTCAAGAAATTCGGTAAACAGATCCAACATGAGAAACTCAAACAAAGAGAGATGGACAAGAAGTCGTTCCAGGATAGAGTGCAAGGTCTCAAGAGGAGTGAGTGTTGTTCTTGCTCCACAACCATAGTATCAACTCCGTATGATCGTTTAGAACACTGAGAGAAAGGATGTACAACTGATGATTTTAACGTTTGCCTCGCCCGCTCAGAACGAAAGGAGGGTATGGAACttggggaagatggagatgatgaccAATTTGGTATTTCGGTGGAAGATGCCATCGAAGGTAAAACAGAACGAGgcggcggtggtggtggtagaggcAGAGGTGGAAAGGCGAAGGTGAGCTAAAATTTAATTTTACGTCTTCACCCTATAATCTGCACACCACTTCAAAGATATTGCACATCTTTGAATCTCATCGCATCATGATACTCCGCTACTCATGCCACGTGTAGGATTTGAGTGTCATTTGCTGACTTTCATACCTTTGTAGATGCCCCGACATGTCCGAGATAACAAATACTCTCTTGGTGGTTCTTCAAGAAGGGACAAGCAAAATACCCGAGATAGTACGAATGATTTCTCATTCGGAGGTGGTAAACCAGGAcgaggtgggaaaggtggtaGGGGTGGAaggggtggtggtggaaggagtggaggaggtagaccAGGTAAATCTAGGAGAATGGCTGGAAGGGTGTAAAACGCTCTTGACACATGCCTCTAGTGGTCTCTTTCAGATTAGTGCACATTCCCCCGTTTGGTACGTTATGTATGCATATTTATCCTTTCATGTGAATACTGCTTCTAGCGGAACTAGATGGAACACTGCGAAGAAGgtcgaaagagaaagatcattCACGCGTTGTTAGGCTGAGTTCATTTAGAGGACGTCCATCCCGATGATATCCAAGCACCACTAATAAGTGAATAAAGAAAAAGATCGGGGGAACGCCGGCCTCACGGGTGGGGTCTTGTCTTTCTGCGTCAGGGCGAGATACATGTTCCGAAAATATGAGTAGCCAATATCCGTCCGAAGATTTGAAGTCCGTTCGACTATCCGAGCCCTCCTATATCCCAACAGACGGGCTGGTGTTACTGACCTGCTAGACTAGGCCAATCTCAGAAGCCCCGTGAATTATGAGTCGCTCCGACAGGAAAGGTGAAGCCGAGTTCCCATTCAGCAAGATATCAAGGAGAAGTGAATATAGGCATTCCCAGATTTATCGGTTTTACCAGCTTGATAGATGTGAAATGAGTTTTTCTTTTGATTACTATCTTACTCGAGAAATTGGAaggagctgaagaagacgtTTTGGGACTGGGACTGGACATGAAAGGAGGTGACGGTC
This window harbors:
- a CDS encoding DNA-directed RNA polymerase II subunit RPB2, with protein sequence MSQSQEPNMMDDGFSYDPNYDYTQASGSQPLTQDYKDDVKFDMDGIEEEEEEEEPISQEDYWTVINAFFDEKGLVRQQLESFNEFIENTMQEIVDDNSKMTMDQFSQYTGVSGDETKRYEISFGQIYLARVNHTEMDGRTNMLFPQEARLRNLTYSAPLYVDIKKRVLQASGVDDPIEADWRPAVGSDGLPEGVEEDKASIGKVPVMVRSNFCLLHNLPDDQCHDIGECHYDQGGYFIISGSEKVLIAQERMATNHVFVFLKAAPSRWTYFAEINSQKEKGGKVAAHTEVRLYQKVQGQSGGVIRVSLPYTKVDIPLVIVFRALGIVPDRDVLNHICFGPNDEALLEYLQPSIEESFAVQDRETALDFIGRRGQHEKAPRAQRQRAAFDILHKEFLPHVSTAEGFESKKAYFLGYMVHRLISAAMGRKELDDRDHFGNKRLDLAGPLMAEMFGHMFSKLREDMLRYLKKCVETNKPFQLNTAIRPNSITDGLKYALATGNWGKRGNTRAGVSQVLNRYTFASTLSHLRRTNTPIGRDSKAAKPRQLHNTHWGMVCPAETPEGAACGLVKNLALMSYISVGSYSAPVMEFLEEWGLEELNEYQHAPQATKIFVNGVWMGIHRDAPTLHSNLLQMRRGGQLKHEVSIVRDIRERELRLYTDAGRVCRPLFIVDHPTQSLRLKREHIDRLEEAGEQGALAGAWDQLLSEGIIEYVDAAEEETILIAMTSEDLENARRKNSKEELVKDRAAHDFESFDPTARIKSTVFSKQYTHMEVHPSMILGVCASIVPFPDHNQSPRNTYQSAMGKQAMGVFLTNYQLRMDTMANILYYPQKPLATTRSMEYLKFSELPAGQNAIVAIMCYSGYNQEDSVIMNQSSIDRGLFRSLYYRSYTDTEKMKGMIKAETIEKPDRNETLRMKHGSSDRYAKLDVDGLVSPATNINGDDILIGKTAPLPEESEELGQRTQMHQKRDISTPLKSTEQGVVDQVMLTTNGEGHKFVKIRVRSTRVPQIGDKFASRHGQKGTIGITYRQEDMPFSAEGLVPDIIINPHAIPSRMTIGHLVEALLSKVSTLTGSEGDATPFTELTVEAVSKVLRSKGYHSRGFEVLYHGHTGKKLQAQVYFGPTYYQRLKHMVDDKIHARARGPLQILTRQPVEGRSRDGGLRFGEMERDCMISHGIAGFLKERMYDSSDAFRIHVCDICGLMAVANLKKQEFHCSVCRNSTQISQVYIPYAAKLLFQELQAMNIACRMYGESD